In Penicillium oxalicum strain HP7-1 chromosome I, whole genome shotgun sequence, a single window of DNA contains:
- a CDS encoding Alpha,alpha-trehalose-phosphate synthase, whose amino-acid sequence MPSAEDSKPNEARLLLVSNRLPITIKRSEDGKYDFSMSSGGLVSGLSGLSKSTTFQWYGWPGLEVPEAEIPVVTKRLKDEYGAVPVFIDDELADRHYNGFSNSILWPLFHYHPGEITFDESAWEAYKEANRLFAKAIAKEVQDGDLIWVHDYHLMLLPEMLREEIGDSKQNVKIGFFLHTPFPSSEIYRILPVRNELLLGVLHCDLIGFHTYDYTRHFLSSCSRLLGLATTPNGIEFQGKIITCGAFPIGIDPEKFAEGLKKEKVQKRIAMLEEKFKGVKLMVGVDRLDYIKGVPQKLHALEVFLSDHPEWVGKVVLVQVAVPSRQDVEEYQNLRAVVNELVGRINGKFGTVEFMPIHFLHKSVNFDELIALYAVSDACIVSSTRDGMNLVAYEYIATQQKRHGVLVLSEFAGAAQSLNGSIIVNPWNTEELAGAYQEAVTMSDEQRALNFAKLDKYVSKYTSAFWGQSFVTELTRISTQSADKFQAKQLAVDASNSTNGSVTPEQTS is encoded by the exons ATGCCCTCTGCAGAAGACTCCAAGCCCAATGAGGCACGCCTCCTGCTGGTCTCGAACCGTCTTCCGATCACCATCAAGCGGTCGGAAGATGGCAAATATGATTTCTCCATGTCCTCCGGCGGCTTGGTCAGTGGGTTGAGTGGTCTTTCCAAATCCACCACCTTTCAGTGGTACGGCTGGCCTGGGCTAGAGGTGCCCGAGGCTGAGATTCCCGTGGTCACCAAACGTCTCAAGGATGAGTATGGCGCCGTCCCCGTGTTTATTGACGATGAGCTGGCGGATCGCCACTACAATGGATTTTCCA ATTCCATTCTCTGGCCCCTCTTCCATTACCACCCCGGTGAAATCACCTTTGACGAATCTGCCTGGGAAGCCTACAAAGAAGCCAATCGACTGTTCGCCAAGGCGATCGCCAAAGAAGTCCAGGATGGGGACTTGATCTGGGTGCACGATTACCACCTGATGCTCCTGCCAGAGATGCTCCGCGAGGAGATTGGCGATTCCAAGCAGAACGTCAAGATCGGTTTCTTCCTGCACACCCCCTTCCCCAGTAGCGAGATCTACCGCATTCTGCCCGTGCGCAACGAGTTGCTGCTGGGCGTCTTGCACTGCGACCTGATCGGCTTCCACACCTACGACTACACCCGCCACTTCTTGAGCAGTTGCTCGCGACTCCT TGGACTGGCAACGACCCCGAATGGAATCGAGTTCCAGGGCAAGATTATCACCTGCGGCGCATTCCCCATTGGCATTGATCCCGAGAAATTCGCCGAAGGTctcaagaaggaaaaggtgcAAAAGCGCATTGCCATGCTGGAGGAAAAGTTCAAGGGTGTCAAGCTCATGGTCGGCGTCGATCGACTGGACTACATCAAGGGTGTGCCGCAGAAGCTGCACGCGCTGGAGGTCTTCCTCAGCGACCACCCCGAGTGGGTGGGCAAAGTCGTCCTGGTGCAAGTCGCCGTGCCCAGTCGCCAGGACGTGGAGGAGTACCAGAATCTGCGGGCTGTGGTGAATGAGCTGGTCGGTCGCATCAACGGGAAATTCGGCACCGTCGAGTTCATGCCCATTCACTTCCTCCACAAGTCGGTCAACTTTGACGAGCTGATCGCCCTGTACGCCGTGTCCGACGCCTGCATTGTTTCCTCGACCCGCGACGGCATGAATCTGGTCGCATACGAATACATTGCCACCCAGCAAAAGCGACATGGTGTGCTTGTGCTGTCGGAATTCGCAGGTGCCGCGCAAAGCTTGAATGGCAGCATTATCGTGAACCCATGGAACACGGAAGAGTTGGCAGGTGCCTATCAGGAAGCCGTCACGATGAGTGATGAGCAGCGCGCTCTCAATTTTGCCAAGCTCGACAAATATGTATCCAAATACACCAG TGCCTTTTGGGGACAATCGTTTGTCACCGAATTGACTCGAATTTCCACTCAGTCTGCCGACAAATTCCAAGCCAAGCAGCTCGCCGTGGACGCATCCAATTCCACCAATGGAAGCGTGACCCCCGAGCAGACTTCTTAG